The following proteins come from a genomic window of Phycisphaeraceae bacterium:
- a CDS encoding PQQ-like beta-propeller repeat protein, with translation MTTLRWATPLVLAAAVLTGCQHSTPTASSTSAVEAPPVQPVQVDTLQKLGYTQRWVTDLTIRPNEWISQITLLNDQLIVIQQPSNLVRAVSVRDGSTLWRNVVGEATDELYEPVRIGNRIYINTGHRVYAIAADTGTKLSIGDLQSSVADGPAVSGLNLIFGSLTGKIFAHSTVTGHSAWVMSTPEGILVRPVVDGNDVFVADRAGNYKMLSTTGELLWYGRALAQISAKPILNANGVFVASDDQTFRALNRINGKDRWTYRATAALRGSPTALGGTLYLPLPTGELAAIDPLNGAELWKLPGKPTPLLLNDQKLLLYTSASLLLVDNQSSKTLMQVPIAPVQKVMVGPDNSLILIAADGQVQRLDKGQ, from the coding sequence ATGACGACTCTCCGTTGGGCCACACCACTGGTGCTGGCCGCCGCCGTTCTGACCGGCTGCCAACACTCAACCCCGACCGCCAGCAGCACAAGTGCCGTCGAAGCCCCGCCCGTACAGCCCGTACAGGTGGACACCTTGCAAAAGCTGGGCTACACACAGCGATGGGTTACTGATCTGACGATCCGTCCCAATGAATGGATCAGTCAGATCACGCTGCTCAACGATCAGTTGATCGTCATCCAGCAACCGTCAAACCTGGTGCGTGCCGTCAGCGTGCGTGATGGCTCAACCTTGTGGCGTAACGTCGTGGGTGAAGCGACGGATGAGTTATATGAACCGGTTCGCATTGGCAACCGGATTTACATCAACACCGGCCATCGTGTTTACGCCATTGCCGCTGACACAGGAACGAAGCTGAGCATCGGCGATCTGCAATCTTCCGTAGCCGATGGTCCCGCGGTCAGTGGTTTGAATCTCATTTTCGGCAGCCTCACAGGAAAGATTTTCGCGCATAGCACCGTCACCGGACACAGCGCGTGGGTGATGAGCACGCCGGAAGGCATTCTGGTCCGACCGGTGGTGGATGGGAACGACGTCTTCGTCGCGGATCGTGCTGGTAATTACAAGATGCTCTCGACCACGGGAGAACTGCTCTGGTACGGACGGGCGTTGGCGCAGATATCAGCCAAACCGATCCTCAACGCCAATGGTGTTTTTGTCGCCAGCGACGATCAGACGTTCCGAGCTTTGAATCGGATCAATGGTAAAGACCGCTGGACATACCGCGCAACGGCTGCTCTACGGGGATCGCCGACCGCACTGGGCGGCACTCTCTACCTGCCTCTGCCCACCGGTGAACTGGCTGCGATCGACCCTCTCAACGGAGCAGAGCTCTGGAAGTTACCCGGCAAACCGACCCCCCTGCTGCTCAATGACCAGAAACTTCTACTCTATACCTCCGCGAGCCTCCTGCTGGTGGATAACCAGTCGAGCAAGACACTCATGCAAGTGCCCATCGCCCCGGTTCAGAAGGTGATGGTCGGCCCGGACAACAGCCTGATCCTCATCGCGGCGGATGGCCAAGTTCAGCGTCTTGATAAGGGACAATAA
- a CDS encoding response regulator: protein MNERPRILILGGKVTSEHAVAQALSGMFDVDTFDRMDDAMNALRQRTYHAVFSDVGDFLPLERGLVGQQSSLVLNTIGEGVCIVDADGMCAWSNNRMRGYPPAVIEKVKQTCAEARKVFAHQMSPGDADKPRSRKFTFKDDNDRYFEMITSPVTDEQGAVRQVVAVVWEATSGKRLQQKINAIDSAGRELAKIDTEMISKLSPGDRLKLLQDKIIRYSRDLMHFDHFAIRLLDKVTNKLEVVISQGLPREALQIDLYAQPEGNGISGYVAAIGQSYICHDTEKDPRYVMGIQHCKSSLTVPLMLYDKVIGVFNIESEKVGAFDEEDRRFAEIFGRNVALALNILNLLVVERYTTTGQLAGSVVQEMAQPLNDIITEAQTLIEEYIGDDTMRNRLNKIVGHVESLRHTLRDVVAGPNAVLGANQAKVQTDPLLGNKRVLIADDEVNIRQTINDVLKKYGCVCTVCKDGYEAINLLEQQDFDLIISDIKMPHRTGYEIFAAARRRREDLPVILMTGFGYDPHHSIVRASQEGLSSVMFKPFKVEQLLEEVRKALVPPPPSQTHSGVTA from the coding sequence ATGAATGAGCGACCCCGCATTCTGATCCTCGGCGGGAAAGTCACCTCTGAGCATGCCGTCGCCCAGGCGCTGTCGGGCATGTTCGACGTGGACACGTTCGACCGCATGGATGATGCGATGAACGCGCTGCGTCAACGGACTTATCACGCTGTCTTTTCCGATGTGGGGGACTTTCTTCCACTGGAACGCGGACTGGTCGGCCAGCAGTCAAGCCTGGTGCTCAACACGATCGGTGAAGGCGTCTGTATTGTCGATGCTGACGGCATGTGCGCCTGGTCGAACAACCGCATGCGTGGTTACCCGCCCGCGGTCATTGAGAAGGTTAAGCAGACCTGCGCAGAAGCCCGCAAAGTTTTCGCGCATCAGATGAGCCCTGGCGATGCGGATAAACCGCGCAGCCGCAAGTTCACTTTTAAGGATGACAACGACCGCTATTTTGAAATGATCACTTCCCCTGTCACGGATGAGCAGGGGGCGGTGAGGCAGGTCGTCGCAGTGGTATGGGAAGCCACCAGCGGTAAACGGCTCCAGCAGAAGATCAACGCGATCGACTCTGCCGGCCGCGAGTTGGCGAAGATCGATACGGAGATGATTTCCAAACTGTCACCGGGTGATCGGCTGAAACTGCTACAGGACAAAATCATCCGCTACAGCCGCGATCTGATGCACTTTGATCATTTCGCCATTCGCTTGCTCGACAAGGTGACGAACAAACTCGAGGTAGTCATCTCCCAGGGCCTGCCCCGTGAGGCATTGCAGATTGATCTGTACGCCCAGCCAGAGGGCAACGGCATCTCCGGCTACGTCGCGGCTATCGGACAAAGCTATATCTGTCACGACACAGAGAAAGATCCCCGCTATGTCATGGGGATTCAGCACTGTAAGAGTTCGTTGACGGTACCGCTGATGCTCTATGACAAGGTCATTGGTGTCTTCAATATCGAGTCGGAGAAAGTCGGCGCATTTGACGAAGAAGACCGTAGGTTCGCGGAAATCTTTGGCCGTAACGTTGCGCTGGCACTGAACATCCTCAATCTGCTGGTCGTGGAGCGTTACACGACGACCGGTCAACTCGCCGGGAGCGTGGTGCAGGAGATGGCCCAGCCGCTCAATGACATCATCACCGAAGCGCAGACACTGATCGAGGAATACATCGGCGACGACACGATGCGCAACCGTCTGAATAAAATCGTCGGCCATGTCGAGTCGCTGAGGCATACGCTGCGCGATGTGGTGGCGGGACCTAATGCTGTTCTGGGTGCCAATCAGGCCAAGGTGCAGACCGATCCGTTGCTGGGGAACAAGCGCGTGCTCATCGCGGATGACGAGGTAAATATCCGCCAGACGATCAATGACGTGCTCAAAAAATACGGCTGCGTCTGTACGGTTTGCAAGGATGGCTACGAAGCGATCAATCTGCTCGAGCAGCAGGACTTTGATCTGATCATTTCTGACATCAAGATGCCGCATCGTACGGGATATGAAATTTTCGCCGCAGCCCGTCGTCGGCGTGAGGACTTGCCGGTGATCCTGATGACCGGCTTTGGATATGACCCCCATCACTCGATCGTCCGCGCCAGCCAGGAAGGCTTGTCGAGTGTCATGTTCAAGCCGTTCAAAGTGGAGCAACTACTCGAGGAAGTACGTAAAGCACTGGTGCCTCCGCCGCCAAGCCAGACTCATTCAGGGGTGACCGCCTAG
- a CDS encoding polyprenyl synthetase family protein: MRMVAAVDPEIGEKLADEMAGIEERFAAELLSDLPCVNSLVTHVERYRGKMLRPMLVLVSGMASAPDRELTDPHRVIATVVEMVHMATLVHDDILDDAQVRRRGATINHLRGNEAAVMLGDYLISHAYHLCSSLPTPMASRVIADATNTVCEGELLQLANRENWSLDEPTYFEIIRRKTASLCGVCCRLGAVLHEANPAVADGLYDYGEKLGIAFQIVDDLLDLVGTQDTVGKTLGRDLEKGKLTLPVIHYLSSRGARRNDLFDLIDRKNSGSGGVGGNGTAAEPAEVRSDLSDKITQILNATGSIEYANRKAAQLVKSAKDSLVSLPDSAPRQLLLEMADAVLTRKS; this comes from the coding sequence ATGCGGATGGTGGCTGCGGTTGATCCTGAGATTGGCGAGAAACTGGCCGATGAGATGGCCGGAATCGAAGAGCGTTTCGCCGCAGAGTTGCTCAGCGATCTGCCCTGTGTCAACAGCCTCGTAACCCACGTCGAACGCTACCGGGGAAAAATGCTCCGGCCGATGCTGGTGCTCGTCAGCGGCATGGCGAGCGCCCCCGATCGTGAATTGACTGATCCTCATCGTGTGATCGCGACGGTTGTTGAGATGGTTCACATGGCCACGCTGGTGCATGATGACATCCTTGACGATGCGCAGGTGCGCCGTCGCGGCGCGACGATCAATCATCTTCGCGGCAACGAAGCGGCTGTCATGCTCGGCGATTACCTCATCAGTCACGCGTACCATCTTTGTTCGAGCCTGCCGACACCGATGGCCAGCCGAGTCATCGCCGATGCAACCAACACCGTCTGCGAAGGTGAATTGCTTCAACTGGCAAACCGTGAAAATTGGTCGCTCGATGAGCCGACCTATTTCGAAATCATCCGCCGCAAGACCGCAAGCCTCTGTGGTGTCTGCTGTCGGCTCGGAGCTGTTCTCCACGAGGCGAATCCTGCTGTCGCCGACGGTCTTTACGATTACGGTGAAAAGCTCGGCATCGCGTTCCAGATAGTGGATGACCTGCTCGATCTTGTCGGTACGCAGGATACCGTCGGCAAGACGTTGGGCAGGGATTTGGAAAAGGGCAAGTTGACCCTGCCCGTGATCCATTATTTGAGCTCACGCGGTGCCCGGCGAAACGACCTTTTCGACCTCATCGACCGAAAAAATAGCGGAAGCGGTGGTGTTGGCGGAAACGGCACCGCGGCTGAGCCGGCGGAGGTACGGAGTGATTTGAGCGATAAAATCACGCAAATATTGAATGCGACAGGTTCCATTGAATACGCCAACCGCAAGGCGGCACAACTGGTTAAATCCGCGAAAGATTCACTCGTATCGCTCCCCGATTCCGCGCCACGCCAGCTTTTATTGGAAATGGCCGACGCAGTCCTCACCCGTAAGTCGTAA
- a CDS encoding nitric-oxide reductase large subunit: MQFKRLWFILALVIVASFGVLVYYGGEIYRQAPPVPERVVVKDGDSVRVLFTGQDIKDGQNVWQSTGGQELGSIWGHGAYVAPDWSADYLHRQSVWMLDTWAREQSKVPYSALDAESQAKLRARLATEIRENTYDPKTGDLVVSPLRASAIEFVGLHYIGLYGNDPTLDHLRDAYAMPVNVVKDPERLRQLAAFFFWTSWACSTNRPGQEVTYSSNWPAEELIANRPTGAIVVWSVLSFVVLLAGIGAMVWYHASLKRHETLDENGLPEEDPLLALKPTPSMKATLKYFWIVGALVVLQAALGAVSAHYGVEGNGFYGLPLDTWLPYSVTRTWHTQLGIFWIATAWLATGLFMAPAVSGYEPKFQRAGVNILFVCLLIIVAGSMIGQWLGIQQKLGNISNFWFGHQGYEYVDLGRFWQIFLAAGLFIWLGLMVRAMWPAFSHPGEHKHLLALFLISSLAIAAFYGAGLVWQRQTNLAIAEYWRWWVVHLWVEGFFEVFATVVIAFLFTRMGLLRTLTATASVLAATSVFLAGGIIGTFHHLYFSGTPTAVLALGAVFSALEVVPLTLIGFEAFENLSLTRVKPWVTAYKWPIYFFVAVSVWNLIGAGLFGFLINPPIALYYMQGLNTTPVHGHAALFGVYGMLGLGLMLFCLKGLTVHRQWRTGALSFSFWTINIGLALMIILSLLPVGLLQTQASVEHGMWYARSAEFMQTPVMSYLRWMRVIGDTIFVAGILGMGWFVVGLKTGWSLVNESDAVAKAFPQAVPSQN, encoded by the coding sequence ATGCAGTTCAAACGTCTTTGGTTCATTCTGGCTCTGGTCATCGTCGCATCATTCGGAGTGCTGGTTTACTACGGCGGAGAAATTTACCGACAAGCTCCACCCGTTCCTGAACGTGTGGTTGTCAAAGACGGCGACTCCGTGCGTGTGCTGTTCACAGGCCAGGATATCAAAGACGGCCAGAACGTCTGGCAGTCCACCGGCGGTCAGGAGCTTGGCAGTATTTGGGGGCACGGCGCATACGTCGCGCCCGACTGGTCCGCGGATTACCTGCATCGACAGTCGGTGTGGATGCTGGACACCTGGGCACGTGAACAGAGCAAGGTGCCCTACTCCGCTCTCGATGCGGAATCTCAGGCAAAACTCCGCGCACGACTGGCGACAGAAATTCGGGAGAACACCTACGACCCGAAAACGGGCGATTTGGTTGTTTCGCCCCTGCGAGCCAGTGCCATCGAGTTCGTCGGGTTGCATTACATCGGGCTGTATGGAAATGATCCTACGCTCGACCACCTGCGCGATGCGTATGCCATGCCCGTCAACGTGGTCAAGGATCCCGAACGGCTGCGTCAGCTTGCAGCGTTCTTTTTCTGGACTTCGTGGGCCTGCTCGACCAATCGTCCGGGACAAGAAGTCACCTACAGCAGCAACTGGCCAGCCGAGGAGTTGATCGCCAACCGGCCCACCGGCGCGATCGTGGTCTGGTCGGTGCTGAGCTTCGTAGTACTGCTGGCCGGCATCGGCGCGATGGTGTGGTACCACGCTTCGCTCAAGAGGCACGAGACACTCGATGAAAACGGCCTGCCTGAGGAAGACCCTCTGCTGGCCCTCAAACCCACTCCTTCGATGAAGGCGACTCTGAAGTATTTCTGGATTGTCGGGGCACTGGTCGTGCTCCAGGCAGCTCTGGGCGCAGTATCAGCGCATTACGGCGTCGAGGGCAACGGTTTCTACGGCCTGCCTTTGGATACCTGGCTGCCGTATTCCGTCACCCGTACCTGGCACACGCAATTGGGCATCTTCTGGATCGCCACCGCGTGGCTGGCGACCGGACTGTTCATGGCTCCGGCCGTTTCAGGTTACGAACCCAAGTTCCAGCGAGCTGGCGTCAACATTCTCTTCGTCTGCCTGCTCATCATCGTGGCAGGATCCATGATTGGACAGTGGCTGGGTATTCAGCAAAAACTCGGCAACATATCCAACTTCTGGTTTGGACATCAAGGTTATGAGTATGTCGATCTGGGACGATTCTGGCAGATCTTCCTGGCTGCCGGCTTGTTCATCTGGCTGGGTTTGATGGTGCGGGCGATGTGGCCGGCGTTCAGCCATCCCGGTGAGCACAAACACCTGCTGGCGTTGTTCCTCATCTCCTCGCTCGCCATCGCCGCGTTTTACGGTGCCGGCCTTGTCTGGCAGCGACAAACCAATCTCGCCATCGCGGAATACTGGCGGTGGTGGGTGGTGCATCTCTGGGTCGAGGGTTTCTTCGAAGTCTTTGCAACCGTGGTCATCGCATTCCTGTTCACACGCATGGGATTGCTGCGTACCCTCACCGCAACCGCGTCTGTTCTGGCTGCCACGAGTGTGTTCCTGGCAGGCGGCATCATCGGCACGTTTCACCACCTTTACTTCTCCGGCACTCCCACAGCGGTGCTGGCACTGGGCGCCGTCTTCAGTGCTCTGGAGGTCGTGCCTCTGACGCTCATCGGTTTTGAGGCTTTTGAAAACCTCTCGCTGACCCGTGTCAAGCCGTGGGTGACCGCGTATAAGTGGCCGATCTACTTCTTCGTCGCGGTTTCCGTATGGAACCTCATCGGTGCGGGTTTGTTCGGCTTCCTCATCAACCCACCGATTGCGCTGTACTACATGCAGGGACTCAACACGACTCCGGTTCACGGACACGCGGCACTTTTTGGTGTGTACGGCATGCTCGGCCTGGGCCTCATGCTCTTCTGCCTTAAGGGACTGACTGTCCACCGTCAGTGGCGCACCGGCGCGCTTTCGTTTTCTTTCTGGACCATCAACATCGGTCTGGCTCTGATGATCATCCTGTCCCTCCTGCCAGTGGGCTTACTGCAAACACAGGCCAGCGTGGAGCACGGTATGTGGTACGCACGGTCGGCAGAGTTCATGCAGACGCCGGTCATGAGCTACCTGCGATGGATGCGTGTCATCGGTGACACCATCTTTGTAGCTGGTATCCTCGGCATGGGCTGGTTCGTCGTCGGTCTCAAGACCGGATGGTCACTCGTGAACGAGTCCGATGCTGTGGCTAAGGCATTCCCACAGGCTGTTCCGAGTCAGAATTAA
- a CDS encoding serine/threonine protein kinase, translating into MPEVAPNNLDTLIGRLVVEQGFATAEEVDSCRRELESSSSASGSGTPVPSLAQLLVNKGIVTQRQIDRIKPQEESRTDQQQIPGYQILSKLGAGAMATVYKARQISLDRLVAIKILPKKHTNNQQFVQRFYAEGKAAAKLSHPNIVGALDVGKAGEFHYFVMEYVEGKTVFDDLTERKRYTEKEALDIIIPLARALEHAHNQGFIHRDVKPKNIMITKSGEVKLADMGLARAVSDREAAEAEQGKAFGTPYYISPEQIRGEMDVDFRADIYGLGATFYQMVTGQVPFDGPNPSSVMHKHLKAELTPPDHINPTLSAGIGEIIEVCMAKDRSRRYTSTSALLADLEAVARGEPPVQARRKFDLSSLATLESNVEMQKPKSKASSKQRAEDLFSQPIFWIAVAGWGIALILLIVVVLMAGRS; encoded by the coding sequence ATGCCCGAAGTGGCTCCGAACAATCTCGATACGCTCATCGGTCGTCTGGTTGTTGAGCAGGGTTTCGCCACAGCCGAGGAGGTTGATTCCTGCCGACGGGAATTGGAAAGTTCCTCTTCCGCCAGCGGGTCGGGTACACCGGTACCTTCATTGGCGCAATTGCTTGTCAACAAAGGCATCGTCACCCAGCGGCAGATCGATCGCATCAAGCCGCAAGAAGAATCACGCACCGATCAGCAACAGATTCCCGGATACCAGATCCTGAGCAAGCTCGGTGCCGGCGCAATGGCGACGGTTTACAAAGCTCGTCAGATCAGTCTCGACCGTCTCGTCGCCATCAAAATCCTTCCCAAAAAACACACCAACAATCAGCAGTTCGTCCAGCGCTTTTACGCGGAAGGGAAAGCTGCTGCCAAGCTCAGCCATCCGAACATCGTCGGCGCGCTCGATGTCGGTAAAGCAGGCGAGTTCCACTACTTCGTCATGGAGTATGTGGAAGGCAAGACTGTTTTCGACGACCTGACCGAACGCAAGCGATACACGGAAAAGGAAGCACTGGACATCATCATCCCGCTGGCGCGTGCCTTGGAACACGCGCACAACCAGGGATTTATCCATCGTGATGTCAAACCCAAAAACATCATGATCACCAAGTCAGGCGAGGTGAAACTTGCTGACATGGGTCTGGCGCGGGCGGTGAGCGACCGTGAAGCTGCCGAAGCGGAGCAAGGCAAAGCGTTCGGCACGCCCTACTACATCTCACCGGAACAAATCCGCGGTGAAATGGACGTGGACTTCCGCGCTGATATCTACGGCCTCGGCGCGACCTTTTATCAGATGGTCACAGGGCAGGTGCCTTTTGACGGACCCAATCCGTCATCGGTCATGCACAAGCACCTCAAAGCTGAACTCACTCCGCCTGACCATATCAATCCGACACTCTCGGCTGGCATCGGTGAGATCATCGAAGTGTGTATGGCCAAGGATCGCTCGCGTCGCTACACCTCGACATCCGCATTGCTGGCAGACCTCGAAGCGGTCGCGCGGGGCGAGCCGCCGGTACAGGCGCGACGGAAGTTCGATCTTTCTTCACTCGCCACGCTCGAATCGAACGTGGAGATGCAAAAGCCCAAGTCCAAAGCCAGCTCCAAACAGCGGGCGGAGGACCTTTTTTCACAGCCGATCTTCTGGATCGCCGTCGCCGGCTGGGGTATTGCGCTCATCCTGCTGATCGTGGTGGTACTGATGGCGGGACGGAGCTGA
- a CDS encoding transaldolase, whose product MPSPLESIIAAGTKIWLDSIDPDLVVKNRKLGATGATSNPIIVADLVKTGRFDEQITKLRSEGLKDADIAWGLTDWLVRNAQKTFAPVWEQTQGNDGYVSFELDPLLEDKTAPPHAERVSRYIELGRQWSKGHTNRMIKVPATPAGLAALEELAASGVTLNVTLIFSPRQYRESREAIWKGAQRRKDGLAGFKSVYSIFVSRVDVYTEKHVPTLSPAAQGMVGIVNAKQIWAENKKFWSDKKLKLQQEMIFASTGTKKPEDPADKYVAAFTGSDIETNPPATNEKVQAMGKTYVSQIANLPAQSVLQEIAAKVDMQKLEDVLMEEGLAKFADPQKALIKLISEKKISSVAK is encoded by the coding sequence ATGCCTTCACCACTTGAATCGATTATTGCCGCCGGCACCAAAATCTGGCTCGACTCAATCGACCCCGATCTGGTTGTAAAAAACCGTAAGCTCGGTGCCACCGGAGCAACGTCGAATCCGATCATCGTGGCGGACCTGGTCAAGACCGGCCGATTCGATGAACAGATCACTAAACTGCGCAGCGAGGGATTAAAGGACGCAGATATCGCGTGGGGCCTGACCGATTGGCTTGTGCGCAATGCACAGAAGACTTTCGCGCCGGTCTGGGAGCAGACTCAGGGGAACGACGGATATGTGAGCTTCGAGCTTGATCCTCTCCTGGAAGACAAGACCGCCCCGCCACACGCAGAGCGTGTGTCACGCTACATCGAGCTTGGTCGCCAATGGTCGAAAGGCCACACGAATCGCATGATCAAAGTACCCGCAACACCTGCTGGGCTGGCGGCGCTGGAGGAGCTTGCGGCTTCCGGCGTCACGCTCAACGTCACGCTGATCTTCAGTCCGAGGCAATACCGCGAATCTCGTGAGGCGATTTGGAAGGGAGCGCAACGCCGCAAAGACGGGCTTGCCGGGTTCAAGAGCGTTTACAGTATTTTCGTTTCACGTGTGGATGTTTACACGGAAAAGCATGTGCCGACACTTTCACCCGCCGCACAAGGCATGGTCGGCATCGTCAACGCCAAACAAATCTGGGCGGAAAACAAAAAGTTCTGGAGCGACAAAAAGCTCAAGCTTCAGCAGGAAATGATTTTCGCCAGTACGGGCACCAAGAAACCTGAAGATCCCGCGGACAAGTACGTAGCAGCATTCACAGGCAGCGATATTGAAACCAATCCGCCTGCGACGAATGAGAAAGTTCAGGCAATGGGTAAGACTTACGTGAGTCAGATTGCCAACCTCCCGGCTCAATCCGTGCTTCAAGAAATCGCAGCAAAAGTGGACATGCAGAAGTTAGAAGATGTGCTGATGGAGGAGGGGCTGGCCAAATTCGCTGACCCGCAGAAAGCTTTGATCAAATTGATCAGCGAGAAAAAAATCTCGTCCGTCGCAAAGTAA